Proteins encoded by one window of Phenylobacterium soli:
- the gcvPB gene encoding aminomethyl-transferring glycine dehydrogenase subunit GcvPB → MAMNSVGRPTSPESAGGAGFTSLTGGRGLLQDEPLIFETGGWQTTGVDLPDVPQDASDLGDLVRADPIGLPGLTEPEAMRHYVRLSQKNHAIDLALYPLGSCTMKHNPRLNEKMARLAGFADLHPLQPVSTTQGALALMDRLAHWLKTLTGMPAVALTPKAGAHGELCGLLTIKAAHEAKGQGHRRTVLVPTSAHGTNPATAAFVGYSVTEIAQTADGRVDLADLEAKLSGDIAAIMVTNPNTCGLFERDILEISRLTHAAGAYFYCDGANFNAIVGKVRPGDLGVDAMHINLHKTFSTPHGGGGPGAGPVVLSEALAPYAPAPWVVSGPDGLRLVEEAKDEAAAAFGRMCAFHGQMGMFVRAYAYMASHGADGLRQVAEDAVLNANYIKARLSDVMTPAFPEGPCMHEALFDDTWLEGTGVTTLDLAKALIDEGFHPMTMYFPLVVHGAMLIEPTETEPKRELDRFCEAMLAIARAAKGNDSARLKSAPHLAPMRRLDETLAARKPKLTWRPDTTAPLAEVAAASA, encoded by the coding sequence ATGGCGATGAACAGCGTCGGACGCCCCACCAGCCCTGAGAGCGCCGGCGGCGCGGGCTTCACCTCCCTGACCGGCGGCCGCGGCCTCCTGCAGGACGAGCCGCTGATCTTCGAGACCGGCGGCTGGCAGACCACCGGGGTCGACCTGCCCGACGTCCCGCAGGACGCCTCGGACCTCGGCGACCTCGTGCGCGCCGATCCGATCGGCCTGCCCGGCCTCACCGAGCCCGAGGCGATGCGCCACTACGTGCGCCTCAGCCAGAAGAACCACGCCATCGACCTGGCGCTCTATCCGCTGGGCTCGTGCACCATGAAGCACAACCCGCGGCTCAACGAGAAGATGGCGCGCCTGGCCGGCTTCGCCGACCTGCATCCGCTGCAGCCGGTCTCCACCACCCAGGGCGCCCTGGCGCTGATGGACCGCCTCGCACATTGGCTGAAGACGCTCACCGGCATGCCGGCCGTGGCCCTGACGCCCAAGGCCGGCGCCCACGGCGAGCTCTGCGGCCTGCTAACCATCAAGGCGGCCCACGAGGCCAAGGGCCAGGGCCACCGCCGCACCGTCCTGGTGCCCACCTCGGCCCACGGCACCAACCCGGCCACCGCCGCCTTCGTCGGCTATTCGGTGACCGAGATCGCCCAGACCGCCGACGGCCGCGTCGATCTCGCCGACCTGGAGGCCAAGCTCTCCGGCGACATCGCCGCGATCATGGTCACCAACCCCAACACCTGCGGCCTCTTCGAGCGCGACATCCTCGAGATCTCGCGCCTGACCCATGCCGCCGGCGCCTACTTCTACTGCGACGGCGCCAACTTCAACGCCATCGTCGGCAAGGTCCGCCCCGGCGACCTCGGCGTCGACGCCATGCACATCAACCTGCACAAGACCTTCTCCACCCCGCATGGCGGCGGCGGTCCGGGCGCCGGTCCGGTGGTGCTGTCGGAGGCCCTGGCGCCCTATGCCCCCGCCCCCTGGGTGGTTTCCGGCCCCGACGGCCTGAGGCTGGTCGAGGAGGCCAAGGACGAGGCCGCGGCCGCCTTCGGACGGATGTGCGCCTTCCACGGCCAGATGGGCATGTTCGTCCGCGCCTACGCCTACATGGCCAGCCACGGCGCCGACGGCCTGCGGCAGGTGGCCGAGGACGCCGTCCTCAACGCCAACTACATCAAGGCCCGCCTCTCCGACGTCATGACCCCGGCCTTCCCCGAAGGCCCGTGCATGCACGAGGCGCTGTTCGACGACACCTGGCTCGAGGGCACGGGCGTCACCACCCTCGACCTCGCCAAGGCGCTGATCGACGAGGGCTTCCACCCGATGACCATGTACTTCCCGCTGGTCGTCCACGGGGCGATGCTGATCGAGCCGACCGAGACCGAGCCCAAGCGCGAGCTGGACCGGTTCTGCGAGGCGATGCTGGCCATCGCTCGCGCCGCCAAGGGCAACGATTCGGCGCGGCTGAAGTCGGCGCCGCACCTCGCGCCCATGCGCCGGCTCGACGAGACCCTGGCCGCGCGCAAGCCCAAGCTGACGTGGCGCCCGGACACCACCGCGCCGCTAGCCGAAGTGGCCGCCGCTTCGGCGTAA
- the gcvH gene encoding glycine cleavage system protein GcvH: MRFTKDHEWVELDGDVATIGITAYAAEQLGDVVFVEVPEAGKTVKAGDGFAVVESVKAASDVYAPVSGEVVEGNAALSDAPETVNAAPEGTGWFAKVKVADKAEVEALMDRAQYEAYLATL, translated from the coding sequence ATGCGTTTCACCAAGGATCACGAGTGGGTGGAGCTCGACGGCGACGTCGCCACCATCGGCATCACCGCCTACGCCGCCGAGCAGCTCGGCGACGTGGTGTTCGTCGAGGTGCCGGAGGCCGGCAAGACCGTGAAGGCCGGCGACGGCTTCGCCGTGGTCGAGAGCGTCAAGGCCGCCTCCGACGTCTACGCCCCGGTGTCGGGCGAGGTGGTCGAGGGCAACGCCGCCCTGTCGGACGCCCCGGAGACCGTCAACGCCGCGCCGGAAGGCACGGGCTGGTTCGCCAAGGTCAAGGTCGCCGACAAGGCCGAGGTCGAGGCGCTCATGGACCGCGCCCAGTACGAAGCCTACCTCGCGACGCTCTAA
- a CDS encoding calcium-binding protein, with amino-acid sequence MPYSVPPYLYGDSDQPLAGHVHAADEILDSSVAAFSLSGPAALPIPVGDAPALLGHATGGDDTLTASSIDAAEAVGDALALHGRARGGDDHVTVAARGHAEAYGDALALDGFAHGGDDLVSATSRFGSFAYGDGQTLTDHARGGNDTVSGGADLTATLYGDGETLSGQARGGDDFVRTDSSFTFGSGDVLFGDGRLLTDRARGGDDTLSGAAGPTAKATLYGDAETLAGHAHGGDDVLIGGPGSDTMYGDAAVVEPGAHTGADRFVFAPGGGHDQIMDFQPGQDRIELDGFGLHSLGQLAPLMHDTAAGVVLALDAQDEILLHGLHANQLSAGDFLFG; translated from the coding sequence ATGCCCTACAGCGTTCCCCCCTATCTCTACGGAGATAGCGACCAGCCGCTCGCCGGCCACGTTCACGCCGCCGACGAGATCCTCGACAGCTCCGTCGCGGCCTTCTCCCTCTCGGGCCCCGCCGCCCTGCCGATCCCGGTCGGCGACGCCCCGGCCCTGCTCGGCCACGCCACCGGCGGCGACGACACCCTCACCGCCAGCAGCATCGACGCCGCCGAGGCGGTGGGCGACGCCCTCGCCCTGCACGGCCGCGCCCGCGGCGGCGACGACCACGTCACGGTCGCCGCCCGCGGCCACGCCGAGGCCTATGGCGACGCCCTGGCCCTCGACGGCTTCGCCCATGGCGGCGACGACCTCGTCTCGGCGACCTCGCGCTTCGGCTCCTTCGCCTATGGCGACGGCCAGACCCTCACCGACCACGCCCGCGGCGGCAACGACACCGTCAGCGGCGGCGCCGACCTCACCGCCACCCTCTACGGCGACGGCGAGACCCTCAGCGGCCAGGCCCGCGGCGGCGATGATTTCGTGCGCACCGACTCGAGCTTCACCTTCGGCTCCGGCGACGTCCTCTTCGGCGACGGCCGCCTCCTCACCGACCGCGCCCGCGGCGGCGACGACACCCTCTCCGGGGCCGCCGGGCCCACCGCCAAGGCCACGCTCTACGGCGACGCCGAGACCCTCGCCGGCCACGCCCACGGCGGCGACGACGTGCTGATCGGGGGCCCCGGCTCGGACACTATGTACGGCGACGCGGCCGTGGTCGAACCGGGCGCCCACACCGGCGCCGACCGCTTCGTCTTCGCCCCCGGCGGCGGCCACGACCAGATCATGGACTTCCAGCCCGGCCAGGACCGCATCGAGCTCGACGGCTTCGGCCTGCACAGCCTCGGCCAGCTCGCCCCCCTGATGCACGACACCGCGGCCGGCGTCGTCCTCGCCCTCGACGCCCAGGACGAGATCCTTCTCCACGGCCTCCACGCAAACCAGCTCTCCGCCGGCGACTTCCTGTTCGGCTAG
- a CDS encoding F0F1 ATP synthase subunit A — protein sequence MAANDPIHQFQIEKLVDFGTVNLPLFGRTELAFTNSHMAMTLAFVVVVGFMSLVTANMQVVPGRLQAAGETIFGMIDNLAESIIGHDGRKYFPFVFTVFMFILGMNILGLLLTFTATSQLAITATFAAITILLVLIIGFAKNGLGFFKLFVPSGVPIVLLPVIVLIEFVSFLLRPVTLALRLFGNMLGGHVALKVFAGFVVALGAMAAGGGLGYLGIPGAALSLSMVVALTALEILVAFLQAFVFAVLTCIYLNDVVNLGHGH from the coding sequence ATGGCCGCGAACGATCCGATCCACCAATTCCAGATCGAAAAGCTCGTCGATTTCGGGACCGTGAACCTGCCGTTGTTCGGCCGGACCGAGCTGGCGTTCACCAACTCGCACATGGCGATGACCCTCGCGTTCGTCGTGGTGGTCGGCTTCATGTCGCTGGTGACCGCGAACATGCAGGTGGTGCCCGGGCGGCTTCAGGCCGCCGGCGAGACCATCTTCGGCATGATCGACAACCTCGCGGAGTCGATCATCGGCCATGACGGGCGGAAGTATTTCCCGTTCGTCTTCACGGTCTTCATGTTCATCCTCGGGATGAACATCCTGGGCCTGCTGCTGACCTTCACGGCGACCTCGCAGCTGGCGATCACCGCGACCTTCGCCGCGATCACCATCCTGCTGGTGCTGATCATCGGCTTCGCCAAGAACGGCCTCGGCTTCTTCAAGCTGTTCGTGCCCTCCGGCGTGCCGATCGTGCTGCTGCCGGTGATCGTGCTGATCGAGTTCGTCTCCTTCCTGCTGCGCCCGGTGACCCTCGCCCTTCGTCTGTTCGGCAACATGCTGGGCGGCCACGTGGCGCTGAAGGTGTTCGCCGGCTTCGTGGTGGCGCTGGGGGCGATGGCCGCCGGCGGCGGCCTCGGCTACCTCGGCATCCCCGGCGCGGCCCTTTCCCTCAGCATGGTCGTCGCCCTGACGGCCCTGGAAATCCTTGTGGCCTTCCTGCAGGCGTTCGTCTTCGCCGTGCTGACCTGCATCTACCTCAACGACGTGGTCAATCTCGGCCACGGTCACTGA
- a CDS encoding F0F1 ATP synthase subunit B family protein, with protein MALETDPATTHSVENGAAESAANVGQHGASTEAAHSAGLPQFQFQHWGGQIAYLLILFAILYLLMSKVFGPRVRRVFDEREATIKGALASAREVQAEADRQAEGAQRALAEARASAQRTASEAAAKASAEIAARKAALDEELAAKQAEAEDRIRAARDGALQHLTTVASDVAEAMVEKLTGAKAPRGAVAAAIKSQG; from the coding sequence ATGGCCTTAGAGACCGATCCCGCGACGACCCATTCGGTCGAGAACGGCGCCGCAGAGTCGGCGGCGAACGTGGGACAGCACGGCGCGTCCACGGAGGCCGCGCACAGCGCCGGCCTGCCGCAGTTCCAGTTCCAACACTGGGGCGGCCAGATCGCGTACCTGCTGATCCTGTTCGCGATCCTTTACCTGCTGATGTCGAAGGTCTTCGGGCCGCGCGTCCGCCGGGTGTTCGACGAGCGGGAAGCGACCATCAAGGGAGCGCTCGCCAGCGCGCGTGAAGTGCAGGCCGAGGCCGATCGCCAGGCCGAGGGGGCGCAGCGCGCGCTCGCCGAGGCCCGGGCTTCGGCCCAGCGCACGGCCTCCGAAGCGGCGGCCAAGGCTTCGGCCGAGATCGCGGCCCGCAAGGCGGCCCTCGACGAGGAGCTCGCCGCCAAGCAGGCCGAGGCCGAGGACCGCATCCGTGCGGCCCGCGACGGCGCCCTGCAACACCTCACCACGGTGGCCTCCGACGTCGCCGAGGCGATGGTCGAGAAGCTGACGGGCGCCAAGGCCCCGCGCGGCGCCGTGGCGGCCGCGATCAAGAGCCAGGGATAA
- a CDS encoding F0F1 ATP synthase subunit B → MPAFFEPEFWSLANPELWVGIGLLVLLAIMWRAGAFKIAMGSLDAKAAKIQADLDEAARIREEAQRLLETLKAERAAAERHAQEVLAQAQAEAERLAAETRASLAESLQRRQEIAERRIASAEAQAAAEVKAAAIDLAARAAESVMAGRLAGAKSDPLVDSAIGQLAAKLQ, encoded by the coding sequence ATGCCCGCGTTTTTCGAACCCGAGTTCTGGAGCCTGGCCAACCCCGAGCTGTGGGTCGGCATCGGTCTCCTGGTGCTCCTCGCCATCATGTGGCGGGCGGGCGCGTTCAAGATCGCCATGGGCAGCCTCGACGCCAAGGCGGCGAAGATCCAGGCCGACCTCGACGAGGCCGCGCGCATCCGCGAGGAGGCCCAGCGCCTGCTCGAGACGCTGAAGGCCGAGCGGGCGGCAGCCGAACGCCACGCCCAGGAGGTGCTGGCCCAGGCCCAGGCCGAGGCCGAGCGCCTGGCCGCGGAGACCCGCGCCTCGCTGGCCGAGAGCCTGCAGCGCCGGCAGGAGATCGCCGAGCGCCGCATCGCCAGCGCCGAGGCCCAGGCCGCCGCCGAGGTGAAGGCCGCGGCCATCGACCTGGCGGCCCGCGCCGCCGAGTCGGTGATGGCCGGTCGGCTTGCCGGGGCCAAGAGCGATCCGCTGGTGGACAGCGCCATCGGCCAGCTCGCCGCCAAGCTCCAGTAG
- a CDS encoding F0F1 ATP synthase subunit C — translation MDLEAAKQIGAGLATLGMIGAGIGVGNIFGNFLSGALRNPSAAASQIGNLFVGAALAEALGILAFVLGILLKFG, via the coding sequence ATGGATCTTGAAGCTGCTAAGCAAATCGGCGCCGGCCTCGCGACGCTCGGCATGATCGGCGCCGGCATCGGCGTCGGCAACATCTTCGGCAACTTCCTGTCGGGCGCCCTGCGCAACCCGTCGGCCGCCGCCAGCCAGATCGGCAACCTGTTCGTCGGCGCCGCGCTCGCGGAAGCCCTCGGCATCCTGGCCTTCGTGCTGGGCATCCTGCTGAAGTTCGGCTGA
- the gcvPA gene encoding aminomethyl-transferring glycine dehydrogenase subunit GcvPA → MRYLPLTPSDRAEMLRVIGAPDVDDLFRDVPAAARKQALFDLPLHAGELEVEREIAGLAARNRAAGEGPFFCGAGAYRHHVPATVDHIIQRSEFLTSYTPYQPEIAQGTLQVLFEFQTQVAALTGLEVANASMYDGSTACAEAVMMAQRVTRREKAILSGGLHPHYAATTQTIAHAEGMEIERLPAAIDAEAAVIEAIDAETACVVVQSPNVFGVVTDVTRIAEAAHAAGALLIVVTTEAVSYGLLKSPGAMGADIAVAEGQSIGNALNYGGPYVGLFAVREKLVRQMPGRVCGETVDADGRRGYVLTLSTREQHIRREKATSNICTNSGLCALAFTIHLSLLGEAGLRQLASLNHAKARELKTALSAVKGVEVLTPRFFNEIAIRTPVSATKLVEDCLADGVIAGVPFARLDPHAGMDDVLLVAATETTTPEDIAALAASLAKRIG, encoded by the coding sequence ATGCGCTACCTCCCTCTGACACCCTCCGACCGCGCGGAGATGCTGCGCGTGATCGGCGCGCCCGATGTCGACGACCTCTTCCGCGACGTGCCGGCGGCCGCGCGCAAGCAGGCCCTGTTCGACCTGCCGCTGCACGCCGGCGAGCTAGAGGTGGAGCGTGAGATCGCGGGCCTCGCCGCCCGCAACCGCGCCGCGGGCGAGGGGCCGTTCTTCTGCGGCGCCGGCGCCTACCGCCACCATGTGCCGGCGACGGTCGACCACATCATCCAGCGCTCGGAGTTCCTGACCTCCTACACGCCCTACCAGCCCGAGATCGCCCAGGGCACGTTGCAGGTGCTGTTCGAGTTCCAGACCCAGGTCGCGGCCCTGACCGGCCTCGAGGTGGCCAACGCCTCGATGTACGACGGCTCCACGGCCTGTGCAGAAGCCGTGATGATGGCCCAGCGCGTGACGCGCCGCGAGAAGGCGATCCTCTCCGGCGGCCTGCATCCGCACTACGCCGCCACCACCCAGACCATCGCCCACGCCGAGGGCATGGAGATCGAGCGCCTGCCGGCCGCCATCGACGCCGAGGCCGCCGTCATCGAGGCCATCGACGCCGAGACCGCCTGCGTGGTGGTCCAGTCGCCCAACGTGTTCGGCGTCGTCACCGACGTGACCAGGATCGCCGAGGCCGCCCACGCCGCCGGCGCCCTGCTCATCGTCGTCACCACCGAGGCGGTGAGTTACGGCCTCCTGAAGTCGCCGGGCGCCATGGGCGCCGACATCGCCGTCGCCGAGGGCCAGTCGATCGGCAACGCCCTGAACTACGGCGGCCCCTACGTCGGCCTCTTCGCGGTGCGCGAGAAGCTGGTCCGCCAGATGCCGGGCCGGGTGTGCGGCGAGACCGTCGACGCCGACGGCCGCCGCGGCTACGTGCTGACCCTGTCGACGCGCGAGCAGCACATCCGCCGGGAGAAGGCGACCTCCAACATCTGCACCAACTCGGGGCTCTGCGCCCTCGCCTTCACCATCCACCTGTCGCTGCTCGGCGAGGCGGGGCTGCGCCAGCTCGCCTCGCTCAACCACGCCAAGGCCCGCGAGCTGAAGACCGCGCTTTCCGCCGTGAAGGGGGTCGAGGTGCTCACCCCCCGCTTCTTCAACGAGATCGCCATCCGCACGCCGGTGTCGGCCACGAAGCTCGTCGAGGACTGCCTGGCCGACGGCGTCATCGCCGGCGTGCCCTTCGCCCGCCTCGACCCGCACGCGGGCATGGACGACGTCCTGCTCGTCGCGGCCACCGAGACCACCACACCTGAAGACATCGCGGCGCTCGCCGCGTCGCTTGCCAAGAGGATCGGCTGA
- the gcvT gene encoding glycine cleavage system aminomethyltransferase GcvT, whose product MSATAEADLKTTPLYEAHLAAGARMVPFAGYSMPVQYQGEFGGVLKEHLWTRESAGLFDVSHMGQAWLKGVAPLAAFEEVVPGDFIRLKPGKQKYSVLLNRQGGIIDDLMAGRPIDAAGAGAEDLFVVVNGACKENDFKVIDAELAGQVRIERLEDRALLALQGPKAAEVLKAHAPEAATMVFMDIRRMKAFGEDCIVSRSGYTGEDGYEISVPAHAATFVWNTLLADERVKPIGLGARDSLRLEAGLPLYGHDLDETVSPIEADLSFAVNKNRREQRDFPGAARIVKELSEGPARLKVCLKVLEGAPAREGAEVADETGAVIGVVTSGGFSPSLKQGIALAFVPPIHSEVGTKLKVIVRGKAQAAEVVPSPFVAHRYVRKL is encoded by the coding sequence GTGAGCGCCACCGCCGAAGCCGACCTCAAGACCACGCCGCTCTACGAGGCGCACCTCGCCGCCGGCGCGCGCATGGTGCCCTTCGCCGGCTACTCCATGCCGGTGCAGTACCAAGGTGAATTTGGGGGCGTGCTCAAGGAGCACCTGTGGACGCGCGAGAGCGCGGGCCTCTTCGACGTCTCCCACATGGGCCAGGCCTGGCTGAAGGGCGTTGCCCCCCTCGCCGCCTTCGAGGAGGTGGTCCCCGGCGACTTCATCCGCCTCAAGCCCGGCAAGCAGAAGTATTCGGTGCTGCTCAACCGCCAGGGCGGGATCATCGACGACCTGATGGCCGGCCGGCCGATCGACGCCGCCGGGGCCGGGGCCGAGGACCTCTTCGTGGTCGTCAACGGCGCCTGCAAGGAGAACGACTTCAAGGTGATCGACGCCGAGCTCGCCGGCCAGGTGCGGATCGAGCGGCTCGAGGACCGCGCCCTGCTGGCGCTGCAGGGCCCCAAGGCGGCCGAGGTGCTCAAGGCCCACGCCCCCGAGGCGGCGACCATGGTGTTCATGGATATCCGCCGGATGAAGGCCTTCGGCGAGGACTGCATCGTCTCGCGCAGCGGCTACACCGGCGAGGACGGCTACGAGATCTCCGTCCCGGCCCATGCCGCGACCTTCGTCTGGAACACCCTGCTGGCCGACGAGCGGGTCAAGCCGATCGGCCTCGGCGCCCGCGATTCCCTGCGCCTGGAGGCCGGCCTGCCGCTCTACGGCCACGACCTCGACGAGACCGTCAGCCCCATCGAGGCCGACCTTTCCTTCGCGGTGAACAAGAACCGCCGCGAGCAGCGCGACTTCCCGGGCGCGGCGCGGATCGTCAAGGAGCTGTCCGAAGGTCCGGCCCGCCTGAAGGTCTGCCTGAAGGTGCTGGAAGGCGCCCCGGCCCGCGAGGGCGCCGAGGTCGCCGACGAGACAGGCGCGGTGATCGGCGTCGTCACCTCCGGCGGCTTTTCCCCGAGCCTGAAGCAGGGAATCGCGCTCGCCTTCGTCCCGCCCATCCATTCCGAGGTCGGCACGAAGCTGAAGGTCATCGTCCGCGGCAAGGCCCAGGCCGCCGAGGTGGTCCCTTCCCCCTTCGTCGCCCACCGCTACGTGCGCAAGCTCTAG